DNA sequence from the Streptomyces canus genome:
CTGGAGCTGGTCGTCGAGCATCTGCCGCTTTCGGAGGGGGCGGGGATCGCGGTGCACGCGGCCGATGCGCGGGGATGGCTGGAAACCGCCCCGGCGGGCTCTGCCGATGCGCTGGTCGCCGATGTCTTCGGAGGGTCGCGGGTGCCCGCCCATCTGACGTCCTTGGAGTACGCCCGTGAGGCGGCGCGTGTGCTCAGGAGCGGCGGGGTCTATCTCGCGAATCTCGCCGACGCCGCGCCCTTCGCGTTTCTGCGGTCCCAACTCGCCAACTTCGCCGAGGTGTTCGAGGAGCTTGTGCTGATCGCCGAGCCGGCGGTACTGCGCGGGCGGCGGTTCGGGAACGCGGTGCTCGTCGCCGCGCGGCTGCCCCTCGACACGTCGGCCCTGGCCCGGCGGACGGCGGCCGACGCCTTTCCGGCGCGGGTCGAACACGGTGCCGGGCTGCGGAAGTTCATCGGGGCGGCACGGCCGGTGCGGGACGAGGAGGCGGTGCCGTCACCCGAGCCCCCCGACGGGGCGTTCGGCATCGGCTGAGTCGTTCGTGGTGACCTGGGTGACCTGCTTGGTGTTCCGGCGCAGATTACGGACGTCCGGTACGCACAGGACGGCCGCCGTGACCGCCGCGATCAGGCCCGCGCAGCCCCACAGGGCCGCGGTGCGTCCGAACGCCGACTCCGCCGGGCCCGCCAGCGCCGCCGCGAGCGGCATGAGGGCGACCGAGCCGAACCAGTCGTAGGCCGAGACCCGGGAGAGCTTGTCCTCCGGTATCTCCTGGTGCAGGGCGGTCATCCAGGAGACGCCGAACACCTCGACGGTCGCGCCGGCCACGAACATCGCCGTGCACAGCAGCGGTACCGACACCGGTACGGCCAGCGCGGCGGACGGCAGCGTCATCGGGAACACGCAGAGGATGCCCACGAAGAGCAGCCGGTGCGGTTTCCAGCGGGTCATGAGGAGGGCGCCGACGACCGTGCCCGCGCCGAAGAAGCCGAGGGCCACACCCCAGGGGGCCGCTCCGCCCAGGTCGTCCTGGGCGACCAGCGGGCCGTAGACCGCGTCGGCGGCGCCGAGCACCGCGTTGGCCACGGAGAACTGGACGACGATGCCCCACAGCCACGGCCGCCCCGCGACCTCCCGCCAGCCGTCGCGCAGGTCGGCGAGCAGGCCGGCGCCCGGTTCGCGCGCCGGGATGTGACTGACGTCGAGGAAGGAGCGGAGCGAACCGGCGAGCGCGAAGGCCACCGCGTCCCCCGCGAGCACCCAGCCGGGGCCGACCGCGGCGACCATCGCACCGCCGAGCGCGGCACCGCCCAGCGCCGCGCCCTGCATCGCCATCCGGAACACCGCGAAGGCACGGCCGGCCTGTTCGCCGCGCACCGAGGACAGCAGCATGCCCTCGGCCGCCGGGCTGAAGAACGCGTGGCCTGTACCGCCGAGCGCGGTCAGCAGCATCATCTGCCAGATCCGGGGCTCGCCTGCCAGGACAAGAACGGCGAACGCGCCCTGGGAGAGGCAGTTGAGGGCGTTGGCCGCGACCATCACCCGGTGCCGGGGCAGGCGGTCCGCCACCGCACCGCCGATCAGCAGGAACACCACCAGCGGGAGGGTGCGCGCGGCGGCCACCAGGCCCACGTCGCCGCTGTCGCCGCCCGCCTCCAGTACGGCGAACGCGGCGGCGATCAGGGCGCCGTTGCTGCCGAGGTTGGTCACGAACGCGGCGGTGGTCAGCAGGCCGTAGTTCCGGCTCGCCCAGGCGGGTCCGCGGGCGCGGCGGGAGGAGTCGGCGGAGGGGGTCACCGGCCGACTATCGCCGCCGGGGTGCTGCCGTGCCAATCTCTTTCCGGACGGATCGGGATGCGGTGACGGCTGGAAGGAGACGCCGATCACTGGTGCCGGGCCTGGTCAGCGCGATTTACTCGTGGGTAACATCCCGGGCATGAGCGCAGACCAGATGTCCGTCGGCGAGATGCTCGCTGCGACCGTGCCCATGGTGCGGACCCTGAACCTCGAGTTCCTGGAGACCGGCCCGGAGAAGGTCGTGGTCGCCCTGCCCGACCAGGGCGAGTTCCACAACCATGTGGGCGGACCACACGCCGGGGCGATGTTCACGCTCGCCGAGTCGGCCAGCGGGGCGGTCGTCCTGGCCGCGTTCGGCGACCAGCTCTCGCGGGCGGTACCGCTCGCCGTGAACGCGGAGATCGCCTACCGCAAGCTCGCGATGGGCCCGGTGACCGCCACGGCCACCCTGGGTCGTCCGGCCTCCGAGGTCGTCGCCCAACTCGACGCAGGGGAACGCCCCGAGTTCCCGGTCACGATCGAGATCCGCCGCGCGGACGGGGCGGTCACGGGCGAGATGACGGTGGTGTGGACACTGCGGCCGAACGGCTGAGTGCGGGGTCGGCGGGGCGTGGGGGTGAGTGGTCCAGTTGTCCACGCGCACCGCTGTCTCCGCCGCTCAGGCCGCCAACCGCCTCCGCCCCACCCCCTCGCCGCTCTCCCACTCCGCCACGAACCCCTTGAGCCAGTCGATGAACTCGGGGCCCAGGTCGTCACGGTCGCAGGCCAGGCGTACCACCGTGCGGAGGTAGTCCGCCTTGTCGCCGGTGTCGTAGCGGAGGCCGTCGAAGACGACGCCGTGGACCGTGCCGTCGGTCGCGAGGTGCTGGAGGGCGTCGGTGAGCTGGATCTCGCCGCCGCGACCCGGCGGGGTGCGGTCCAGGACGTCGAAGACCTCGGGGTCGAGGACGTAGCGGCCGATGACCGCGTAGGCGCTCGGTGCGTTCTCGGGGGACGGCTTC
Encoded proteins:
- a CDS encoding MFS transporter; translation: MTPSADSSRRARGPAWASRNYGLLTTAAFVTNLGSNGALIAAAFAVLEAGGDSGDVGLVAAARTLPLVVFLLIGGAVADRLPRHRVMVAANALNCLSQGAFAVLVLAGEPRIWQMMLLTALGGTGHAFFSPAAEGMLLSSVRGEQAGRAFAVFRMAMQGAALGGAALGGAMVAAVGPGWVLAGDAVAFALAGSLRSFLDVSHIPAREPGAGLLADLRDGWREVAGRPWLWGIVVQFSVANAVLGAADAVYGPLVAQDDLGGAAPWGVALGFFGAGTVVGALLMTRWKPHRLLFVGILCVFPMTLPSAALAVPVSVPLLCTAMFVAGATVEVFGVSWMTALHQEIPEDKLSRVSAYDWFGSVALMPLAAALAGPAESAFGRTAALWGCAGLIAAVTAAVLCVPDVRNLRRNTKQVTQVTTNDSADAERPVGGLG
- a CDS encoding DUF4442 domain-containing protein produces the protein MSVGEMLAATVPMVRTLNLEFLETGPEKVVVALPDQGEFHNHVGGPHAGAMFTLAESASGAVVLAAFGDQLSRAVPLAVNAEIAYRKLAMGPVTATATLGRPASEVVAQLDAGERPEFPVTIEIRRADGAVTGEMTVVWTLRPNG
- a CDS encoding spermidine synthase; the protein is MTESLPVARAVDHGFAKLMPDVDRERAWLLTVDGAPQSYVDLDEPTHLEFEYAQRLGHVLDGIGESGRPLDVVHLGGGALTLPRYLAATRPGSRQDVVEADRALLELVVEHLPLSEGAGIAVHAADARGWLETAPAGSADALVADVFGGSRVPAHLTSLEYAREAARVLRSGGVYLANLADAAPFAFLRSQLANFAEVFEELVLIAEPAVLRGRRFGNAVLVAARLPLDTSALARRTAADAFPARVEHGAGLRKFIGAARPVRDEEAVPSPEPPDGAFGIG